A single region of the Lycium barbarum isolate Lr01 chromosome 2, ASM1917538v2, whole genome shotgun sequence genome encodes:
- the LOC132627010 gene encoding uncharacterized protein LOC132627010 isoform X2, with translation MAKLKTDSPLSRRIVHSFLRFLDSVEPAEEVDDEGLEVAKQCLSEAFKIDPSSYTSSSDSLVDIFSAREAVDQSQINVDLRHDVSSSDAPCTSSGQKAEDGTKEAQTFGISKDELFGQFFDALEKAYYFRSLPDGRDDQAQLDRASRIFHTALEEMQKSGCAMFDRNNLAEILKSQGNKAMQSKLYTDAIELYSVAIALCEDNAVYYCNRAAALTQIHEYERAVQDCLKSIAINPNYSKAYSRLGFVYYAQGKYRDAIDKGFTKALQLDPNNDSIKENIRVAEQKLKEEQQRRENDQSSTSSSHGQDSNHQPGEAPRNHGMPPPFASMSFDVNGIPDLSSMFTHMTRDAFQGQHGPNAPEGSSNTDSTNEPGIRISRNINVDFGEQMPEELTGALRSVMEMFSGAQPPRNPQDSMNGRSMQD, from the exons ATGGCGAAGCTGAAGACAGACTCTCCTCTGTCGCGTCGCATAGTCCATTCCTTCTTGCGCTTTCTTGATTCCG TGGAACCTGCTGAAGAAGTTGATGATGAAGGACTTGAGGTTGCTAAGCAATGTCTGTCAGAGGCTTTTAAGATTGATCCTTCATCTTATACCTCAAGTTCAGATTCATTAGTGGACATATTCAGTGCACGAGAAGCAGTTGACCAAAGCCAAATAAATGTAGATCTTAGGCATGATGTATCTTCGTCAGATGCTCCTTGTACATCTTCAGGGCAGAAG GCTGAAGATGGGACAAAAGAAGCTCAAACTTTTG GTATATCCAAAGATGAGCTCTTTGGGCAGTTTTTTGATGCTCTTGAAAAAGCTTACTATTTCAGAAGCTTGCCAGATGGAAGAGACGATCAGGCTCAGCTGGATAGAGCATCAAGGATATTTCACACTGCTTTGGAG GAGATGCAAAAATCTGGATGTGCTATGTTTGATCGAAACAATCTTGCTGAGATCTTAAAATCGCAAG gtaataaagcaatgcagtcAAAACTTTACACTGATGCTATTGAGCTGTATTCTGTTGCAATTGCACTTTGTGAAGATAATGCAGTTTACTATTGCAACAG GGCAGCTGCTTTAACCCAGATCCACGAATATGAACGAGCAGTTCAAGACTGCCTAAAATCTATTGCAATCAACCCGAATTATAGCAAGGCTTATAGTAGATTGGGTTTTGTCTATTATGCTCAAGGGAAGTACCGTGATGCCATAGACAAGGGATTTACAAAAG CGTTGCAGTTGGATCCTAATAATGATTCCATCAAAGAAAATATACGG GTAGCAGAACAAAAGTTAAAAGAAGAGCAACAGAGGAGGGAGAATGATCAG AGCTCAACCTCTTCGAGTCATGGACAAGACTCAAATCACCAGCCTGGTGAGGCACCTAGAAATCATGGCATGCCTCCACCATTTGCATCAATGTCATTTGATGTTAATGGCATTCCTGATTTGAGTAGCATGTTTACGCACATGACAAGAGATGCATTTCAAGGGCAGCATGGTCCAAATGCGCCTGAAGGAAGCAGCAACACTGATTCAACCAACGAGCCCGGAATAAGAATAAGCAGGAACATCAATGTCGATTTTGGTGAACAGATGCCTGAGGAATTGACTGGGGCCTTGAGGTCTGTTATGGAGATGTTTTCAGGAGCACAACCTCCTAGGAATCCTCAGGATAGCATGAATGGAAGGTCAATGCAAGATTGA
- the LOC132627010 gene encoding uncharacterized protein LOC132627010 isoform X1 gives MAKLKTDSPLSRRIVHSFLRFLDSVEPAEEVDDEGLEVAKQCLSEAFKIDPSSYTSSSDSLVDIFSAREAVDQSQINVDLRHDVSSSDAPCTSSGQKVVDAKDADGSHLLAEDGTKEAQTFGISKDELFGQFFDALEKAYYFRSLPDGRDDQAQLDRASRIFHTALEEMQKSGCAMFDRNNLAEILKSQGNKAMQSKLYTDAIELYSVAIALCEDNAVYYCNRAAALTQIHEYERAVQDCLKSIAINPNYSKAYSRLGFVYYAQGKYRDAIDKGFTKALQLDPNNDSIKENIRVAEQKLKEEQQRRENDQSSTSSSHGQDSNHQPGEAPRNHGMPPPFASMSFDVNGIPDLSSMFTHMTRDAFQGQHGPNAPEGSSNTDSTNEPGIRISRNINVDFGEQMPEELTGALRSVMEMFSGAQPPRNPQDSMNGRSMQD, from the exons ATGGCGAAGCTGAAGACAGACTCTCCTCTGTCGCGTCGCATAGTCCATTCCTTCTTGCGCTTTCTTGATTCCG TGGAACCTGCTGAAGAAGTTGATGATGAAGGACTTGAGGTTGCTAAGCAATGTCTGTCAGAGGCTTTTAAGATTGATCCTTCATCTTATACCTCAAGTTCAGATTCATTAGTGGACATATTCAGTGCACGAGAAGCAGTTGACCAAAGCCAAATAAATGTAGATCTTAGGCATGATGTATCTTCGTCAGATGCTCCTTGTACATCTTCAGGGCAGAAGGTTGTAGATGCTAAAGATGCAGATGGATCACATTTGCTG GCTGAAGATGGGACAAAAGAAGCTCAAACTTTTG GTATATCCAAAGATGAGCTCTTTGGGCAGTTTTTTGATGCTCTTGAAAAAGCTTACTATTTCAGAAGCTTGCCAGATGGAAGAGACGATCAGGCTCAGCTGGATAGAGCATCAAGGATATTTCACACTGCTTTGGAG GAGATGCAAAAATCTGGATGTGCTATGTTTGATCGAAACAATCTTGCTGAGATCTTAAAATCGCAAG gtaataaagcaatgcagtcAAAACTTTACACTGATGCTATTGAGCTGTATTCTGTTGCAATTGCACTTTGTGAAGATAATGCAGTTTACTATTGCAACAG GGCAGCTGCTTTAACCCAGATCCACGAATATGAACGAGCAGTTCAAGACTGCCTAAAATCTATTGCAATCAACCCGAATTATAGCAAGGCTTATAGTAGATTGGGTTTTGTCTATTATGCTCAAGGGAAGTACCGTGATGCCATAGACAAGGGATTTACAAAAG CGTTGCAGTTGGATCCTAATAATGATTCCATCAAAGAAAATATACGG GTAGCAGAACAAAAGTTAAAAGAAGAGCAACAGAGGAGGGAGAATGATCAG AGCTCAACCTCTTCGAGTCATGGACAAGACTCAAATCACCAGCCTGGTGAGGCACCTAGAAATCATGGCATGCCTCCACCATTTGCATCAATGTCATTTGATGTTAATGGCATTCCTGATTTGAGTAGCATGTTTACGCACATGACAAGAGATGCATTTCAAGGGCAGCATGGTCCAAATGCGCCTGAAGGAAGCAGCAACACTGATTCAACCAACGAGCCCGGAATAAGAATAAGCAGGAACATCAATGTCGATTTTGGTGAACAGATGCCTGAGGAATTGACTGGGGCCTTGAGGTCTGTTATGGAGATGTTTTCAGGAGCACAACCTCCTAGGAATCCTCAGGATAGCATGAATGGAAGGTCAATGCAAGATTGA